In the genome of Gemmatimonadota bacterium, one region contains:
- the aroF gene encoding 3-deoxy-7-phosphoheptulonate synthase encodes MLIVMKQDATPEQIAGVVEIIEAMGYEARPMPGRQRTTVGLVGNDGRVDASRVEAMGGVAEVIHVSKPYKQVSREWKPEPTRVPLPDGSMVGGREVIIMAGPCSVESEAGILEAARAVKAAGATVLRAGAFKPRSSPYSFQGLGKLGLELLAQARAETGLLIVTEAMDAAGLALVSEYADIVQIGARNMQNYSLLKECGRQRKPVLLKRGLSATIPELLLSAEYILSEGNPNVILCERGIRSFDSTTRNVFDLSAIAVVHGLSHLPIVADPSHATGHRDMVPAMARAAIAAGADGLLVEVHPNPERALSDGAQSMFPEQFERMMREVSAIAEVIGRSVASPVGSHA; translated from the coding sequence ATGTTGATCGTGATGAAGCAGGACGCCACCCCGGAACAGATTGCCGGCGTGGTGGAGATCATCGAAGCAATGGGCTACGAGGCCCGGCCGATGCCGGGTCGTCAGCGCACCACCGTCGGCCTCGTCGGCAACGATGGCCGAGTCGACGCTTCGCGCGTCGAGGCGATGGGTGGCGTGGCCGAAGTGATCCACGTGTCGAAGCCCTACAAGCAGGTCTCGCGTGAATGGAAGCCCGAGCCGACGCGCGTTCCGCTGCCCGATGGCTCGATGGTGGGCGGCCGCGAAGTGATCATCATGGCGGGGCCGTGCTCGGTCGAGAGCGAAGCCGGGATCCTCGAAGCGGCGCGCGCCGTCAAGGCTGCCGGAGCAACCGTGTTGCGCGCTGGTGCCTTCAAGCCGCGCTCCTCGCCCTACTCGTTTCAGGGACTCGGCAAGCTCGGACTCGAACTGCTGGCGCAGGCACGTGCGGAAACCGGTCTGTTGATCGTCACCGAGGCCATGGACGCTGCCGGACTTGCGCTCGTCTCCGAATACGCCGACATCGTGCAGATCGGCGCGCGGAACATGCAGAACTATTCGCTCCTCAAGGAGTGCGGCCGGCAGCGGAAGCCGGTGCTGCTCAAGCGCGGCCTCTCGGCGACGATTCCCGAGCTGCTGCTCTCGGCCGAGTACATCCTCTCGGAAGGGAATCCCAACGTGATTCTCTGCGAGCGCGGCATCCGGTCATTCGACAGCACCACGCGCAACGTCTTCGACCTGTCCGCGATTGCGGTAGTGCACGGACTCTCGCACCTGCCGATCGTGGCCGACCCGAGCCACGCGACCGGACACCGCGACATGGTACCGGCGATGGCGCGCGCGGCGATCGCAGCCGGGGCCGATGGCCTCCTCGTTGAAGTCCATCCGAATCCCGAACGTGCCCTGAGCGACGGAGCACAATCGATGTTCCCGGAGCAGTTCGAGCGGATGATGCGCGAAGTCTCCGCCATCGCCGAGGTGATCGGCCGGTCGGTCGCGTCGCCCGTCGGGAGCCACGCGTGA
- a CDS encoding outer membrane lipoprotein carrier protein LolA, with the protein MKRLGALLLLLPAALAAQSPSPAETATQVVSRASRVFKQLSGLEADFRQHIEDPMVGNLDSKGKLSQTGKNRFVMRFSDPANEVLLVDGTHLWVYTPSTSPGQVTRRPISTSSVYGVNLIGWFMDNPLDRYRLTYVTTELVNGKRADAVLLEPTTRDLPFRRATLWFDREDGLPHRFEISEGQGQKRTVLLSNVRLNASIPPSVFVFKVPDGVRVIDQ; encoded by the coding sequence GTGAAGCGCCTCGGGGCCCTGCTGCTGCTCCTGCCCGCCGCGCTCGCGGCCCAGTCGCCCTCGCCGGCGGAAACGGCGACACAGGTGGTCTCCCGGGCATCCCGGGTATTCAAGCAGCTCAGTGGTCTCGAGGCAGATTTTCGGCAGCACATCGAGGACCCGATGGTCGGCAACCTCGACAGCAAGGGGAAGCTCAGCCAGACGGGCAAGAACCGCTTCGTGATGCGCTTCAGTGACCCCGCCAACGAAGTCCTTCTCGTCGACGGCACTCATCTCTGGGTGTATACGCCGAGCACGTCGCCGGGCCAGGTCACCCGGCGCCCGATTTCGACCTCGTCAGTCTACGGCGTGAACCTGATCGGCTGGTTCATGGACAATCCGCTCGATCGTTATCGCCTGACGTACGTCACCACCGAACTTGTCAACGGGAAGCGCGCCGACGCGGTCCTGCTCGAACCGACCACCCGGGACCTCCCGTTCCGCCGGGCGACGCTCTGGTTCGATCGCGAAGACGGCTTGCCGCATCGCTTCGAGATCAGCGAAGGCCAGGGCCAGAAGCGCACTGTGCTGCTTTCCAATGTCCGGCTGAACGCCTCGATTCCACCGAGCGTATTTGTGTTCAAGGTCCCCGATGGCGTGCGGGTGATCGACCAGTAG
- a CDS encoding Rossmann-like and DUF2520 domain-containing protein, which yields MTPAAVAVVGTGRVGLTLVRALGLSGQEVRLLARSSRKVPAGLPDVETDWRPALAASRVVVLAVPDDAIGAVAEQLAASEAITSSHVVLHTSGLHGAESMAALRESGAALGSLHPLQAISHGQVDPAILRGTPAIVEGHDRAVVVARSLAELFGMSPVIELTAAGKVSYHAAAVIASNYLVVLVELAERLARAGGAGEGADQLFQPIMQQTLANIAAQGTVAALTGPVRRGDVGTVAAHLAVLRDNDRAVYIALGREALAIARVGGLAEPAAIALAELLSAASTTSD from the coding sequence GTGACTCCCGCGGCGGTCGCCGTCGTGGGCACGGGGCGCGTCGGGCTAACGCTCGTACGCGCCCTCGGGCTTTCCGGGCAGGAGGTTCGCCTCCTCGCCCGATCGTCGCGCAAGGTACCGGCGGGGCTGCCGGACGTCGAGACCGACTGGCGGCCGGCACTCGCTGCGTCGCGGGTGGTCGTCCTTGCGGTGCCGGACGATGCGATCGGTGCCGTGGCGGAGCAGCTCGCCGCCAGTGAGGCCATCACTTCCAGCCACGTGGTGTTGCATACGTCGGGATTGCACGGTGCCGAGTCGATGGCCGCGTTGCGAGAGAGCGGTGCGGCGCTCGGCTCGCTGCATCCGTTGCAGGCGATTTCGCATGGCCAGGTGGATCCGGCGATTCTGCGCGGGACACCGGCGATTGTCGAAGGGCATGATCGCGCCGTCGTCGTCGCGCGTTCGCTCGCGGAGTTGTTCGGGATGTCACCGGTCATCGAACTGACCGCAGCCGGCAAGGTGAGCTATCACGCGGCTGCCGTGATCGCGTCGAACTACCTTGTGGTACTGGTGGAACTCGCGGAGCGGCTGGCGCGCGCCGGCGGGGCGGGTGAGGGAGCGGATCAACTCTTCCAGCCGATCATGCAGCAGACGCTCGCGAACATTGCCGCACAAGGAACTGTCGCCGCGCTCACTGGACCGGTCCGCCGTGGCGACGTCGGGACCGTCGCGGCGCATCTCGCGGTCCTACGAGACAACGATCGCGCGGTCTATATCGCGCTCGGTCGGGAAGCACTCGCCATTGCGCGCGTTGGAGGGCTCGCCGAGCCGGCCGCCATCGCGCTCGCGGAGCTCCTCAGCGCGGCGTCGACGACAAGCGACTGA
- a CDS encoding SPOR domain-containing protein: MPNGLPADVSLLQLPRNGGVAQLLRADSLTTIDWRTSGVPPIVRALGTDREEKMVYAVDTAGRLIGLDLRAQRWRPYLQAAHQLTGTADGVVLGLDSARRPLRLASRALTTYRSPIERGPVQLLGASGAQIVAVSASQRVAQVVDEDGETRRVTLPAGELSGTWAGDLLAVTTDSGVVLAEPSGKKLEAEFISVRGNPTASVFSPSGHRLYIARRKNDIEVLDRFSREKVRTFPLPGTATALRVDRTGRWLLARPDKGDSVWVVDLVRWEIATTLHTRWAEDLPLVASGRTLIARDGNDVVAFDITAATPKERSRLVGAAGDVFLAVPWAPAGAAPEAALAANPAAAATDSTPAATDSSTSPPPAVAPTTVDPIPTAPTGSGASSVYLQVASSQNQDWAGAFAQQLKEGGFPARVLSPKAAGDPFRVVIGPYATRDEADAVGRRLGRPYFLLTPGAGDT; encoded by the coding sequence GTGCCGAACGGCCTGCCGGCAGATGTTTCGTTGTTGCAGCTGCCCCGCAACGGCGGCGTCGCACAGCTGCTGCGCGCCGACTCGCTCACCACGATCGACTGGCGCACCAGCGGCGTCCCGCCGATCGTGCGCGCCCTCGGTACCGATCGCGAAGAGAAGATGGTCTACGCGGTTGACACGGCCGGTCGCCTGATCGGACTCGATCTCCGTGCCCAGCGTTGGCGTCCCTACCTCCAGGCCGCACATCAACTCACCGGCACCGCCGATGGCGTCGTGCTCGGACTCGACTCCGCGCGGCGCCCACTCCGGCTCGCGAGCCGCGCCCTGACGACCTATCGCTCGCCGATCGAACGGGGTCCCGTCCAGTTGCTCGGTGCCTCTGGGGCGCAGATCGTGGCGGTCTCCGCCAGTCAGCGGGTGGCACAGGTCGTCGACGAAGATGGCGAGACCCGCCGCGTCACCCTCCCCGCCGGGGAGCTGAGCGGCACCTGGGCCGGCGATCTGCTGGCGGTGACCACCGACTCCGGTGTGGTCCTCGCCGAACCGAGCGGGAAGAAGCTCGAGGCCGAGTTCATCAGCGTGCGCGGCAACCCGACGGCCTCGGTGTTCTCGCCCTCAGGGCATCGGCTGTACATCGCTCGCCGCAAGAACGACATCGAAGTCCTCGACCGATTCAGTCGGGAGAAGGTCCGGACCTTCCCACTTCCGGGCACAGCCACCGCGCTGCGAGTCGACCGTACCGGCCGCTGGCTCCTGGCGCGCCCCGACAAGGGCGACTCCGTCTGGGTGGTCGACCTCGTGCGCTGGGAAATTGCCACGACGCTCCACACCCGCTGGGCAGAGGATCTTCCTCTCGTCGCCTCGGGACGCACCCTGATTGCTCGTGACGGCAACGATGTGGTCGCGTTCGACATCACCGCGGCAACGCCCAAGGAGCGCAGCCGCCTGGTCGGGGCCGCCGGCGATGTCTTCCTGGCGGTCCCGTGGGCCCCGGCAGGCGCCGCGCCCGAGGCCGCATTGGCAGCCAATCCCGCTGCGGCGGCCACCGACAGTACGCCCGCAGCGACTGACTCATCGACCTCGCCGCCGCCAGCCGTGGCGCCGACCACCGTGGACCCGATCCCGACCGCGCCTACCGGTTCGGGCGCCTCATCGGTTTATCTGCAGGTCGCCTCGTCCCAGAACCAGGACTGGGCCGGGGCGTTCGCGCAGCAGCTCAAGGAGGGCGGCTTCCCTGCCCGGGTGCTCTCTCCCAAGGCCGCTGGAGACCCCTTCCGGGTCGTCATCGGACCGTATGCCACCCGCGATGAGGCCGATGCCGTGGGCCGACGTCTCGGTCGACCGTACTTCCTCCTGACCCCGGGTGCCGGCGACACCTGA
- a CDS encoding DPP IV N-terminal domain-containing protein gives MRRLAWLLLAAPVAVPAALSAQYFGQNKVQYTNFDFHVLETEHFDVYYYPVEREAALDVSRMAERSYARLSTVLRHKFRERKPIILYASHSDFSQTNLADGDVGEGTGGFTDFLKHRNVLPLTGAYSDVDHVLQHEMTHQFQYDVWSGGKAGAGIQTLINVNPPGWFVEGMAEYMSIGGVDPNTSMWIRDAAAEGKLPTIKQLENDPRIFPYRFGQSILTYIGQRWGDEAIGAILSASRAGSLEGAFRRVIGLDFRQLGDQWRDAMQKQYLPELAVRNKADAISQPTLTKAKSEGTYHLAPALSPDGTQVAYFSEKDFFFVDMWLAKVSDGVATRRLFKSTWSSNYETFRFINSAASWSPDGKYLAFAAKRGPKDDIVVLDVAKNDEIARITVDISGVTTPSWSPDGKKLVFTGYDGGLSDLFVVDADGKNLSRLTHDRYADLHPVWSPDGKTIAFTTDRGPGTDFDQLRYGNFRLALYHLDNSKIETLSGMDAGRNVNPQWSPDGQSLAYVSDRTGVANIFLYELANGESYQLTDFYTGAQGITPLSPILSWARQADKLAYVYYEDSDYDVYVMSNPRSRKQQPWRPGTSLALSDPVRAAAIAAAAAKANPADTAAVKTPSAGGSALYRSSGGLRRADSVAATPDSLRPADPISMAVLMDSSRLGLPDTSTFTERKYKTGFTADYVARPSIGYVRDNFGRGFFGGTTVSLSDMLGNKQLVFSGYINGRIEEAQVLAAYANIAHRVNWAVGLQQEPYFWYYGSAITDGPTPGENTYITQYRRVVLRSAFLQSAYPLSRFRRIEAGLRATNVDDAILQINEPFDPISGIQTQDPTITKTSLSSVGMVQPSLALVFDNSLSGYVGPFIGRRSRFEITQAIGGWKYTQATADYRRYDKLFGPFTFATRAMYFGRSGRDANRFTIFLGYPDQLRGYTSGSFTRNECLNSQTDPNSITGCSALDQLVGTSIAVGNAELRFPILNASLGVVPKMFPPIEGALFYDVGVAWDGNSSVRWSRPAGASPSAIRTPLRSMGASIRTNIFGIVILRFDYTKPQSRPGTKAFWTISIGPTF, from the coding sequence ATGCGACGCCTCGCGTGGCTGCTGCTCGCCGCCCCAGTGGCTGTACCGGCCGCACTCTCTGCCCAGTATTTCGGGCAGAACAAGGTTCAGTACACCAACTTCGACTTCCACGTGCTCGAGACCGAGCACTTCGACGTGTATTACTACCCCGTCGAACGCGAAGCGGCCCTTGATGTCTCACGGATGGCAGAGCGCTCCTACGCGCGCCTGTCCACCGTGCTGCGACACAAGTTTCGCGAGCGGAAGCCGATTATCCTCTACGCCTCGCACTCCGACTTCTCGCAGACCAACCTCGCGGATGGTGACGTCGGCGAGGGGACGGGCGGCTTCACCGACTTCCTGAAGCACCGGAACGTCCTCCCGCTCACCGGCGCCTACAGCGACGTGGATCACGTGCTGCAGCACGAAATGACCCACCAGTTCCAGTATGACGTCTGGTCGGGTGGCAAAGCCGGCGCGGGCATCCAGACCCTGATCAACGTGAATCCGCCGGGCTGGTTCGTCGAGGGCATGGCGGAGTACATGTCGATCGGCGGCGTCGATCCCAATACCTCGATGTGGATCCGCGATGCAGCGGCCGAAGGGAAGCTGCCCACGATCAAGCAGCTCGAAAACGATCCGCGAATCTTCCCGTACCGCTTCGGCCAGTCGATCCTGACCTATATCGGCCAGCGCTGGGGCGATGAGGCGATCGGGGCGATTCTCTCGGCCTCCCGCGCCGGTTCGCTGGAAGGCGCCTTCCGTCGCGTGATCGGGCTCGACTTCCGTCAGCTCGGCGATCAGTGGCGCGACGCGATGCAGAAGCAGTATCTCCCCGAGCTGGCCGTGCGGAACAAGGCCGACGCGATTTCGCAGCCGACGCTCACGAAGGCGAAGAGCGAGGGCACCTATCACCTCGCGCCGGCGCTGTCGCCCGACGGCACCCAGGTCGCGTATTTCTCGGAGAAGGACTTCTTCTTCGTCGATATGTGGCTGGCCAAGGTGTCGGATGGCGTCGCGACCCGCCGGCTCTTCAAGTCGACGTGGAGTTCCAACTACGAGACCTTCCGCTTCATCAACTCGGCCGCCAGCTGGTCTCCCGACGGGAAGTACCTCGCCTTCGCTGCCAAGCGCGGCCCGAAGGACGATATCGTGGTACTTGATGTCGCCAAGAACGATGAGATTGCACGTATCACGGTCGACATCAGCGGTGTCACCACCCCTTCGTGGAGTCCGGATGGCAAGAAGCTGGTCTTCACCGGCTATGACGGCGGCCTTTCCGACCTCTTCGTCGTCGATGCCGACGGCAAGAATCTGTCGCGCCTGACTCACGATCGGTACGCCGATCTGCACCCGGTCTGGTCCCCCGACGGAAAGACCATCGCCTTCACCACCGACCGTGGCCCGGGCACCGATTTCGACCAGCTGCGTTACGGCAACTTCCGGCTCGCGCTCTATCATCTCGACAACAGCAAGATCGAGACGTTGTCTGGAATGGACGCGGGGCGGAACGTCAATCCGCAATGGTCGCCCGACGGCCAGTCGCTCGCGTATGTCTCCGACCGCACCGGTGTCGCGAACATCTTCCTGTACGAACTCGCCAACGGCGAGTCGTACCAGCTCACCGATTTCTACACCGGCGCGCAGGGCATCACGCCGCTGTCACCGATTCTGTCGTGGGCTCGGCAGGCCGACAAGCTGGCGTATGTGTACTACGAGGACAGCGACTACGATGTCTATGTGATGTCGAATCCGCGCAGCCGCAAGCAGCAGCCGTGGCGCCCGGGAACTTCACTGGCACTCTCCGATCCGGTGCGTGCCGCCGCGATCGCGGCAGCCGCCGCGAAGGCCAACCCGGCCGACACTGCCGCCGTGAAGACGCCGTCGGCAGGCGGGAGTGCGCTCTATCGTTCGTCTGGTGGCCTGCGCCGCGCCGACTCGGTGGCGGCGACACCGGATTCCCTGCGCCCGGCCGATCCGATCTCGATGGCCGTCCTGATGGATTCCTCGCGCCTCGGCCTCCCGGACACGAGCACCTTTACCGAGCGCAAGTACAAGACGGGCTTCACCGCCGATTATGTGGCACGCCCGAGCATCGGGTACGTGCGCGACAACTTTGGCCGCGGCTTCTTCGGTGGCACGACGGTCTCGCTCTCCGACATGCTCGGCAACAAGCAGCTCGTGTTCAGCGGGTACATCAATGGGCGGATCGAGGAAGCCCAGGTACTGGCAGCGTATGCCAACATCGCGCATCGAGTGAACTGGGCCGTGGGATTGCAGCAGGAGCCGTATTTCTGGTATTACGGCAGTGCCATCACCGATGGGCCGACCCCCGGGGAGAACACCTACATCACCCAGTACCGCCGCGTGGTGCTGCGGTCAGCGTTCCTGCAGTCCGCCTATCCGCTCTCACGCTTCCGTCGCATCGAAGCCGGCCTGCGTGCCACGAACGTGGATGACGCCATCCTGCAGATCAACGAACCGTTCGATCCGATCTCGGGGATCCAGACCCAGGACCCGACGATCACCAAGACGTCGCTGAGCTCGGTCGGAATGGTGCAGCCCTCGCTCGCGCTGGTCTTCGACAATTCGCTCAGCGGGTATGTCGGCCCCTTTATCGGGCGTCGTTCGCGCTTCGAGATCACCCAGGCCATCGGCGGCTGGAAATACACCCAGGCGACCGCCGACTACCGCCGGTACGACAAGCTCTTCGGCCCGTTCACCTTCGCCACCCGGGCGATGTACTTCGGGCGTTCGGGGCGCGACGCCAATCGCTTCACGATCTTCCTCGGCTATCCCGATCAGCTGCGCGGCTATACGTCGGGCTCGTTCACCCGTAACGAGTGCCTCAATTCGCAGACCGATCCCAACAGCATCACCGGCTGCTCGGCACTCGACCAGCTGGTGGGAACGTCCATTGCCGTCGGCAATGCCGAACTCCGCTTCCCGATCCTGAACGCATCCCTCGGCGTCGTCCCCAAGATGTTCCCACCGATCGAGGGCGCGCTGTTCTACGATGTCGGGGTCGCGTGGGATGGCAACTCGTCGGTGCGCTGGTCGCGCCCTGCCGGCGCTTCTCCGTCGGCCATCAGGACACCGCTGCGGTCGATGGGCGCATCGATCCGGACCAACATTTTCGGGATCGTGATCCTGCGCTTCGATTACACCAAGCCGCAGTCGCGCCCGGGGACGAAGGCCTTCTGGACCATCTCGATCGGGCCGACGTTCTGA
- the smc gene encoding chromosome segregation protein SMC — translation MKLTKLELSGFKSFADTVTLTFDQGVTAIVGPNGCGKSNVSDAVRWVLGEQSARLLRGGKMEDVIFQGAATRRPVNVVEVSLYLDNSEGELPTPYTEVVITRRLSRSGQSEYLLNNSPARLRDIQDLLRGTGLGSDAGVVIEAKMIDLLLSDRADERRSLFEEAAGVGLYRDRRHTTARRLEETAGDLQRLEDLIAEVQSQLRSLARQKGKAERHVSLTEEKFAVTLTLARQRLDQLTADTESFQRRHAELTQVLPEARERLAAVELSREAAAQSRHAAERHRTTVVEDLGVARLALGKLEGDLAVASERLQNAAQRRERAATERGDFEVRLQQARLELERAREEATAAEAEHARIEGELGGRTEAEQAARQRLSAHRDVVRRMETELQQHAQQLRSLEGERTALEGEITSLRERIAQEESHRGHLAQERQSHGERLTEATAVADRHAEEARHGAAAAEQARLRLREIREREVRELAERRSLEEDVAKLVARRSALEALERDRVGLAPAAASLLAARERFGDRILGPLADFISSEGDQAELAEQLIGDFVHAVLVRDEAVIPEIQAWHQQEQPGTLILLPLNPGPRTTTGTLDARLRVDAQAAPWVAALTGGAEVLDASGRALRRANGAVYLTGPTAATGPIRRRAELKSLVREIDTTSATLATVDARRQRTTQELADQEAAATETQSSAERLREVERLAIAAREDLARKVGNLDRELAEAETQVARLGERLTRGEQRRGEVDVALTDGTAARARLDESLVTTRAQLAEFEAEQEQAREARSQWQVQEAHIAARLRAAGESIARTERVISEAESSGRARTEEIARLDADAAELEAQRALWQGGRDERSVQLVALETAAGEAEGALQAADTRLATEEADLNEARRTVESSSEEHHRLELGVADASAQRKRIIERVETEWKRPFDALMESATMLELDLETLETEAERIASALEAIGPVNALAVEEHAEESKRLTFLQAQRDDLVAARQALLQAIKEIDGTARTLFTETFNAIRGNFNTVFQTLFGGGECDLRLSDEHDPLEAEIEIHASPRGKKTQRIHLLSSGERTLVATSLLFAIYLTKPSPFCLMDEVDAPLDDSNVGRFLRLLDEFKSQTQFLVITHNPRTMQAADSVYGVTMQEPGVSTIVGVRISDHDAATAAT, via the coding sequence ATGAAGCTGACCAAGCTGGAGCTCTCCGGCTTCAAGTCGTTTGCCGACACCGTCACGCTCACCTTTGACCAGGGAGTGACGGCAATCGTCGGTCCCAACGGGTGTGGCAAGTCCAACGTCTCCGACGCCGTACGCTGGGTACTTGGCGAGCAATCCGCTCGGCTCCTCCGCGGTGGCAAGATGGAGGACGTGATCTTCCAGGGTGCGGCGACCCGCCGCCCTGTGAACGTCGTCGAAGTCTCGCTCTACCTCGATAACAGCGAGGGCGAGCTCCCGACCCCGTACACGGAAGTGGTGATCACCCGGCGGCTTTCGCGCTCGGGACAGAGCGAATACCTGCTCAACAACTCGCCAGCTCGCCTGCGGGACATCCAGGATCTGCTGCGCGGCACCGGTCTCGGCAGCGACGCCGGCGTGGTCATCGAAGCCAAGATGATCGACCTGCTGCTCTCCGATCGAGCCGACGAACGGCGCTCCCTCTTCGAGGAAGCCGCCGGTGTCGGGCTCTATCGTGATCGTCGCCACACCACCGCGCGCCGTCTCGAGGAGACCGCAGGCGACCTGCAGCGCCTCGAGGACCTCATCGCGGAGGTCCAGTCGCAGCTGCGCTCGCTGGCGCGTCAGAAGGGCAAGGCCGAGCGACACGTCTCGCTGACCGAAGAGAAGTTTGCGGTCACGTTGACGCTCGCGCGGCAGCGGCTCGATCAACTCACGGCCGACACCGAAAGCTTCCAGCGCCGGCACGCTGAACTCACGCAGGTGCTGCCCGAGGCGCGCGAGCGACTCGCTGCGGTCGAGCTGTCACGCGAAGCGGCGGCACAGTCTCGGCACGCTGCCGAACGTCACCGGACCACCGTCGTCGAGGACCTCGGCGTCGCACGGCTCGCCCTCGGCAAACTCGAGGGCGATCTCGCCGTCGCGTCCGAGCGGTTGCAGAACGCCGCGCAGCGGCGTGAGCGCGCCGCCACCGAGCGCGGTGACTTCGAGGTGCGGCTTCAGCAGGCCCGCCTCGAGCTCGAACGGGCTCGCGAAGAGGCAACTGCCGCCGAAGCCGAGCATGCCCGAATCGAGGGCGAACTGGGCGGACGCACCGAAGCCGAGCAGGCCGCGCGGCAGCGCCTCTCGGCCCACCGCGATGTGGTGCGCCGCATGGAGACCGAACTCCAGCAGCACGCGCAGCAACTCCGCTCGCTCGAAGGCGAGCGCACGGCACTCGAGGGCGAGATCACCTCGCTGCGTGAGCGGATTGCCCAGGAAGAGTCGCATCGCGGCCACCTTGCGCAAGAACGCCAATCGCACGGCGAACGGCTCACCGAAGCCACCGCAGTCGCGGATCGTCACGCTGAAGAGGCGCGTCACGGTGCAGCCGCGGCTGAACAGGCGCGCCTCCGCTTGCGCGAAATCCGCGAGCGCGAAGTGCGCGAACTCGCCGAGCGACGCTCCCTCGAGGAAGATGTTGCCAAGCTCGTCGCGCGACGCTCGGCACTTGAAGCGCTCGAGCGCGACCGCGTCGGGCTCGCGCCGGCAGCCGCGTCACTGCTCGCCGCCCGTGAGCGTTTCGGTGATCGCATCCTCGGCCCGCTGGCCGATTTCATTTCATCGGAAGGCGATCAGGCCGAACTCGCCGAGCAGCTGATCGGCGACTTCGTCCACGCCGTGCTGGTGCGCGACGAAGCAGTCATTCCCGAAATTCAGGCGTGGCACCAGCAGGAGCAGCCGGGGACGCTGATCCTCCTGCCGCTGAACCCCGGCCCCCGCACCACTACCGGGACGCTCGACGCGCGGCTGCGTGTGGACGCACAGGCGGCACCTTGGGTCGCCGCGCTGACCGGCGGCGCCGAGGTGCTCGATGCATCCGGGCGCGCACTTCGCCGGGCCAATGGCGCGGTCTACCTCACGGGCCCGACCGCCGCCACCGGGCCGATTCGCCGTCGGGCCGAACTCAAGTCGCTCGTCCGCGAGATCGACACGACGTCGGCGACCCTCGCCACGGTGGATGCCCGCCGGCAGCGCACCACGCAGGAGCTTGCCGATCAGGAAGCGGCGGCGACCGAGACGCAGAGCAGCGCCGAGCGCCTGCGCGAAGTCGAGCGACTCGCCATTGCGGCGCGCGAGGACCTCGCACGCAAGGTCGGCAATCTCGATCGCGAACTGGCCGAAGCCGAGACTCAGGTTGCCCGCCTCGGCGAGCGGCTCACCCGCGGTGAGCAGCGCCGGGGTGAGGTCGATGTCGCCCTCACCGACGGGACGGCAGCACGCGCGCGTCTCGACGAATCGCTGGTGACCACCCGCGCGCAGCTTGCCGAATTCGAGGCCGAGCAGGAACAGGCGCGTGAGGCGCGGTCGCAGTGGCAGGTGCAGGAAGCGCACATTGCAGCCCGGTTGCGTGCCGCAGGCGAGTCGATAGCGCGGACCGAGCGTGTAATCAGCGAAGCCGAAAGCTCCGGGCGCGCCCGCACCGAAGAAATCGCACGCCTCGATGCCGACGCGGCCGAACTCGAGGCGCAGCGCGCCCTCTGGCAGGGCGGGCGCGACGAGCGCTCGGTCCAGCTGGTGGCGCTCGAAACCGCAGCTGGCGAGGCGGAAGGTGCCTTGCAGGCGGCGGACACCCGGCTTGCCACCGAGGAAGCCGACCTGAACGAGGCGCGGCGCACCGTGGAATCGTCGAGCGAGGAGCACCATCGCCTCGAACTGGGCGTTGCCGATGCCAGCGCACAACGGAAGCGGATCATCGAGCGAGTCGAAACCGAGTGGAAGCGTCCGTTTGATGCGCTGATGGAATCGGCCACGATGCTCGAACTCGACCTCGAGACGCTCGAGACCGAAGCAGAGCGGATCGCCTCGGCGCTCGAGGCGATCGGCCCCGTGAACGCACTCGCGGTCGAGGAGCACGCTGAAGAAAGCAAGCGGCTCACCTTCTTGCAGGCCCAGCGCGATGACCTCGTGGCGGCCCGCCAGGCGCTCTTGCAGGCCATCAAGGAGATCGACGGCACGGCGCGCACCCTCTTCACCGAGACGTTCAACGCCATCCGCGGCAACTTCAACACCGTGTTCCAGACGTTGTTCGGCGGCGGCGAGTGCGACCTCCGGCTCTCCGACGAGCACGACCCGCTCGAGGCCGAAATCGAGATTCACGCCTCGCCGCGTGGCAAGAAGACGCAGCGGATCCACCTGCTCTCCTCCGGTGAGCGCACCCTGGTCGCGACCTCGCTTCTCTTCGCGATCTACCTCACCAAGCCGAGTCCGTTCTGCCTCATGGACGAAGTCGACGCGCCCCTCGACGACTCGAACGTCGGGCGCTTCCTGCGACTGCTCGACGAGTTCAAGAGCCAGACGCAGTTCCTGGTGATCACCCACAACCCGCGGACGATGCAGGCCGCCGACAGTGTCTATGGCGTGACGATGCAGGAGCCCGGCGTCTCCACCATTGTGGGCGTCCGCATCAGCGATCACGACGCCGCCACTGCAGCGACCTGA